Genomic segment of Perca flavescens isolate YP-PL-M2 chromosome 7, PFLA_1.0, whole genome shotgun sequence:
CATATCAGCTTCAGGACACATATTTACAAAAAGAGAGGATTTCTGGAGACCTCACCTCAAGTGCTCATTGACTAAAGGGTCAAGTATATAAGAATCTCACAACCAAGGTATGTTCTGAGACGTTATCAAAGCCAAATTGACACTCTCATTGCGGTTTTGTGCAGGTAAAGAGTAAAACCTTGCAAACAAAGTTGTTTGCAAATTTCTAACAAATAGTGTAGCATTAGCAAATAAACAGAGTGGTTTGGACTCACCTGATCACTTGGTCGCTCTATCTGTGGACAAACTGTCCCAACCAAACTGTTCCCATCACCTGCTGAGCTGTTAAAAATGCATAAGGGGACGTCTACTGTTTCACTGTGTGACTGTAGGCTAGAACTGAAAGTCTACCTCTACCTCTCTCCTGGTGTCAGaggggggggaagagagagagagagagagagagaaagaaagagagagagagagagagagagagagagagagagagagagagagagagagagagagagagagcgagagaggatAATCATCACTAATCTTTTATTTGTGGATCGTGTTGGGTATACTTAGACTTGTCTCTGTGTACTCTGAGTAGctcaaaaaaaacttttaagtgtcagtttatttaaaaaaaaaaaaaaaaacattttacactgTAAATTCACATTCAGTAATACTGTTCTCAAGCTGTACAGTTAACATCACCACAATCACACAATCCATCAGCAAATGCAGCAAAAGACTAAATCCATGTAAGAAATTCTATGTGTATCTAAGCACAATCATTGTTTCACAAACAGTCCCATATTTTATTCTCTCCAATGTCAATGTACAGATCCATAGACGCTCCCCAGGCCTCCTGAGATCATCAGTCAGCGACTGGTATGGtctgccatttctgtgtccgAGCTGAGGCTGAGATCGGCTATGTGATACAGGGCGGGATcagggagaggggagagcgGCGACTGGATGGTGTGAGCGCTTCTATCTCGTGACCGGACAATCGCTTGGCGCAGACAAGTGATCCACTGCTGCTTGCTGAAGGAGTCGTTGGCTTGCAGGCTGTATGGGTGAGCTTTGGAGCGCCCTCTGCTGCTCACACGGAAACAGTTCTTCACTGGGAGAtggagggacagagaggaggagaaagaaaatTTAATGGAATCAAGGTGGTAGGTTTCACATTAACTAATGGGGTGGAGTATGACGGCTTTCTCTCAATCTATGGGCTTAGTTGTAGCCTAAATTAAACCTTTCTTTATCTGGCAAACGTGAAACAAAAGAtataaataaacctgaaaaaGTATACTTTGATAAAGTATGTACATGTGAGAATTTCACACCTTACATATACATTACTGTAGTGCTGAAACAGTTGATCATTTAGTCAATCAACACAACATTAATCATCATTTATTAAGGATACCAACCGTTTGCTGGTTAAAGCATCTACATTTAGACCTTTTGCTATTaatatcaattaattgatttataaTGATGTTGTATGCACATGTTACCTTTATCATTTCCTCCAGTGAAGGCTCCCCTGAAGGTGCCCCCTCCGCCAGCCTCCCCATCTGGGATCTCCTCCAGATTTATCAAGTCGTTGGGAAGAGGCTGTCTGTACACATGGAACAGCTGGCCTCCTTCTCTGTCCTCCCCCGGCCTGGTCAACACCAAAGCCAGCTCAAACAGGAATACATGCAGCCGCTGACAgaggacacacacgcacacgcacagacacacacgcacacacacacagacaaaaaatcATCCATTATTCAGACATTACGGGTAACATCTTTTGGTTACAACACAAAATCATACAAAGTacagtttcaaaataaagggTCACACAGGGCTCAAAGATCAAAAGCTACATTTTTGCAGAGAGGAGCAAAGGTCTGTAAGTATATGGATCCAGCCTGTCTTGGAGGACCTTTTTCAGTTGAGatacaaacaaatcaacagcCAAAGGTCAATCAAAGGAACCTTAGAGtagttaaacataaaaacagagagCTGCTACCTGGCCCTTGGTGTTCTTGAGCTCTCCGTGGCAGTAGAGGAAGCGGGACTGCTGGATCTCTGGTAGCCTCTGACTCTCTTCGAGGTAGGTGAGACCCCGCCTGAAAAACTGACACTCCGCCTCTCCTGTCTTCTTGTTCACCTCTGCCACAATGCTATGGATCAGATCCAGCTGAAcagaaaaaagtaattttacaCATAGGTCATTTTGGTGATAAAAACAGTGTGTGAGATCTTGGTTGGGTTCTGAATAGAATAGGACTCATAGTATATATTAAAGCAATAGGTAAACAAACATATGTCATATGTTTACTATGATAGCATCCTGTTTCATGTGTAAACCTTTAATGTCCACAGTAAAAGACTACAGGCATGTGCAAATTAACTTATTTTCCATTTATCATTCCTCGAGTCTTCTTTAGTATGAAGTCATTGCAGATCAGCTGAACTGATGAATATGTCACATCACAGGATCACTGGCTACTGAAGTTCATGTTTCAAAAAACTATTTGCTCGTGCTGCCATTTGGAGGCGCaaatgtgcaaagtattttAGATCTTAAAGCCAAATGTCTGGACTTCCCACACTTGCAGTCTGATGGATTTCATAATAAGCAAAGAAAAGCCTAAAATCTATACAACTTACAAAGCcttaaatgtacaatatttcttTTGTACTGATGGATATTTGAAAAGTTTGCGTTTTAATAATTTGGATTAGTCTGTTATAATCCAGAGTGGTTGATTTTCATGCAACTAAGAAAAAACATCTGACCACATATaagattgttaaaataattaaatgagtAGCAATACATAATTAGAGGTTTACTGTGTATGAAACATTACTAACACTGTATAAAAACCATTATTAATACATTGTAAATGAATAGTTAATTAAAATTCAGTAAGTTATTTTTCTGTTAGACaatgaaataatttaaaatgttaattatcTGTAATGTTATAGTTTATGTTAATGTGTTTATCCAATAATTAGTTTACATTTACAtagattagataatactttGTCAATGGTTAATAATTGGTTTGTAAACCATCTATAAAACAACTAATGCTTATAATATATCATTAAGTcgcgtttttttttgtttgttttgtcaatgCACCATTATGTGTACCTTTTAATTTATAGTGAATGAGTGCTGTATGACTGCTGGCTGTTTCTGTGTTAGTCCTATATGTCACCtgcctagggactgcagatgaaaagtagttatttttactaattctggcctatttacatggtgtttttatacaacaatattcataaatatgcatggtccctatcaaataaaccaataaaataaaataaaataaaaataagatgaTTATTTTACTATTTGTGCACTGATAATATCTAAATCATGTTTGTAGATGCTTTGCAAAGTATGTATTAACCATAAACAAGGTATAATCCTATTTACAGTTAAAAATGATTTGGTAATGATGAACAAAtactttatataatatataaaatgttatgatgtGTACGACAATcaactgttaaaataaatgatagcATTACTAATAATTAACAAGCATCATTGGTTATTAACAGTAAAATCACTATCAACTTACGTTTAATCAACTATtcatttaccatttattagtgatgattattataaagtgttaagGAACCTTTTACTAGTTCATTTAAAGGAAACTCAGATCTATCTAAAGCAGCACACATCCTGTATTAACTGCCAATGTGGAAATCATTCAGGACCTTCTAAAAAAGACATGAACATGAACACCAACTTACAGCATCAGACAATGTGTCCTCATCCGGGTGCTCTGGAGGCGTGCACTTCTGTATCTCTTTCAACAGGAGGGGGTATTTGACCAAACGGCTCCGAGGGAGATCCAGGAAGTTCCACAGGTCCAGTTTCCTACTAAACGAAGACTCCTGACACAAGCGCAGGAAGTGCTCAACTTTTTTCTCGTTCTTTTTCTGGTCCAGCAGCGCTTTGGCACACACCTGGTTACAGCAGTACGTAACATAGGCCTCCAGGCAGGGAAACTGCAGACAGGGAGATTGGAGGAGCAAAGGAGAAATGTGTAGCCAGTTAATCAGGTGTCCTGAGACTGCCCGATAAAATGaagattacatttaaaaaaagaaaagagatgcACACAGAATGAACTCAGTGACTGTGGTGTGGAGGGGAACATGATCTAGTAAAAACAGGAACTGGAGAAAGTGAAGGTGGGGTGTGCCATTTTCTCTTCTCTCAGTCATTGGTTTCCATGGAAACACTCACCCAGTCAATCAGAGTAGGCCCCACCTCTCCGACTGTCTTCTCTAATCCCCTCAGCCGCTCAAGACGAAACAGAAGATCTGGTGTAAAATAAAGATAGAACTCTCATACTGTTGAAGTCTTATAGATTTTTTCCGACTGAATGTCTGAGTTACTACAGCTCAGAGACAGATGAACATCACACTCAGCAAACTCTCACTCAGTTATAACATGCAATCACAAGTAAATAAATCCGCACTCTCACTGAATGGCTTTCCATTCTTGATTTTGGGGCTGaacaacacagttaaaatcagtatctcagtcatccaggtcaTAGTTCTAGGGAAGATGCATATATCTTGTAATAATTGATGTTTAATGCAGTGGTGGTCCACTGTTATGCATCTTATCAAAGAAAACCCATCATACATGTATTGCAAAACCTTCAAAATGACAGTTGAATTTGACCAAAATTGAATTGACTTGGAATCGTTAATTTGGACAGAACAGTGTGAAACATTGAAAGTCAACAAAtgatattttacttttcactCAGCCATAATCACCTTATACATGATTAGGAAATGAGGAggttgataataataataataataatacgtttatttgatatagcaccttttataGACAacgtcacaaagtgcttcacatgataaatattgttaaatacagtaagatccaaacagaaaatgagcaagcaaaaaaagaaataaaataccaatggaaataaaagattaccctttgaggacaaaagacgcaccAGCGAGTCCTAGCGATGTTTGACAAAACTCCTACTCGAAAAGCGAtattaaaaaatttaattttagacatttatttactattttatcaatatattgagctacttttgtgaacccaatacttttgtaaacttatttcaagcaccaaaacaattaagTGTTTCctcaagagatttgagaaatttcAAAAAGTGAACATCAATTTTTCAGCTTTGGGGCCAAATGATcactttacacattgctctggaaCAAATTTGGGCTCCACTTTACAGAAAGCaaagtttgttctgaacattttgctataaaacacacagggatcagttatatgcaaatacccttaaaaggTGAATTTAAGAAGAAATGttaaatgcccttagacctcagagggttaaagacTTAAAAACCCAAAGTTAGAAACATGAGACAAAAGAGAGTTTAAACAAATGGGTGAGTGTGCATTGCAGAGAGATGGTTTACCTTCATGGAGAGGAATGAGAGAGTCCAGTGTACCAAAGATCTGTCCAAGCTCACTCTCTGTCAGGATGTCCAACTTCAGCATGGGCTCATAGTACACCTGGTAGCACACAGAGACCAGGAGGCAAAGGTAAGCAAAGAATGTATGCAGTACCGAAACACGCGTGAGAAGCTCAGATCAACAAAATGGTTCTGACATAAAGTAAAAGAGGTCAAATGCTATTGTTTTAGTCGACAAGTACCTTCTTGACCAGACTCAGGTCCTCAATGAGTTGTTTCTCACCCTGGGTCAGCTCATAGATCACCTGCAGACGACACATGCACACCGACATGTGGATACaagcacatgcaaacacacgcCTGGATACAATGTGAAatccacagagacagacagcatgAGCTCTCACAGCTGATTGTTCAATAAAGGAAGTTGAGCCTTGAGTGCCAGCTCACATCCTCTTTCAAAACCCCTGTGCAGTGTAGAGTGTAAAGTAGGCACTATTCACACTCCAACCACAGCCCCACAGCTTGACCCACATACCCTCCAAAAAACATTGCATAATATTAAATAACCTAGAGCTGGGTGTTAtagagaaaatatttttgttttcacaatatttttgaccaaatacattacaatgacataatgtggatataatcaCTAAGTGGGTAATGGCAAATAAAAGAACAGCTGTAACAGTCtgttaagttcagaaaatgacatcactttactgtaatgttgcctataaaaccaggaaaagacatcACTTGTGTCATATTGCGATATTGAAAATGttagacgatatctagcctcatacagtatatcgatatattgcccagccctaaaatAACCCTGCAGAAAGTTTAGTCCCTGCAACTGAACTAAACTTAAGCATGCTGCCCCTCGCACCTCCTGTCGTTTGATCTCCTTTGCAGTGAGGTCATGACTCTCCACAGTGTCACTCCAACATTGGCTGTTGCGCCGGCGTGGAAACGACGAGGCCTTCGGGCGTTGGCGCAGGGGAGCCGGGGGCAAAGGTCGAGCCTCTGTGCGGAAACTAATGGACCGCTGTGAAAATAGCAAAGTAGTAGAAGGTCGGTACCTATTCATTTTGCATAACAACaggtgtgtcagtgtgtttgtgactTGTTACCGAAATGGACTGTCCAATGCGTTtcagagcaggggtcttcaccGGGGTTAAGACACCGGTTAGGCTGTTGGACTTAACCACAGGTTTGACCCTTTTATTACTGGGCTCCTAAAAAGaaatcaacatttaaaaaaaaaaagaaagaaagaaggtaAGAATCCAGCTTTGGCACATTTGAACAAAATGGTCCTGAAGCTTATCAGGGTGGGTCATTCATCCACCTATTACTGGCGGTACGTTAGAAAATTTAAAACAACTGAATGCACATCTGGTACCTGCAAAAGAGGAACACCTCACCTCTGAATTCCTCATGTGGTCAGACATCATCTCAgcctcctcatcttcctcttcatcctgaTGAAACACAACAGGTCACACACAACAGAACAAGCTTGAAGTGAActtaagaaagagagagatgtcgAGATGGGCGAGATGTTGCATGGTGCGGATCTGTCATTTCCTGTGTGACTCTTTCAAAGAGGAAGAAGGCTCTGTAGTAAAATACAAGATGTCTGCCTGTTTCGTGCCACACTAACCACATCAGCTGTATAGTCACTGCAGTATCAGAGTGAGATGTATTTAAATACATGCAgtaaaaatgtatgtgtaatACATGTGATAAAGATGCCAGCACAACGGGTCAACTTGAAAAGTGGAAAATCACAGTGGCTAAAATGTGGCAGGATGTGACTGATGTTAAAACAACATTTAGAAGTTTGCGTATTCGGGGAGCTTGTGGCTGCACAGCTAAACATGATGTTCACATCTCTCATCAGCTCTGCACTCAGCATTGTGGTCACAAAGGTAAGGTTGACTAACTTCCGCTAgttacagagaaacagagagagacacagaagaTAAAGAAGAGGCACTGGAACACAGGGTTTTAATGGTGCATGTCAGATATCACTCACCTCCATGATTCTGATAACAGTTTCAGGGGCCGGGTcttgttttctcttcttctaAAAAGAAGAAATTTACGAGACAGTGAGTTCCTTGGCATTTAAGAGAGTACCCACGTAGGTTTTAGATGAGAAAATTGAGATGTAAGAAATAAGGTAGATGGGGTGACTAACCCCAGCATGGTCACAGGGGATGGACTGTGTCTCGCCTTGCGCTGCAGACCTAAAAAGGGCAAAAACCTAGAGTTATTTTACTTGACATACAGCttagaaacacaaaacacaacacccTGAGTAGCTGAATGGATCCTAGTTGTATGTGCCTTCATAACTCATTTAACAGATTTGTGCCTCAAGTTATATAAAAGTACATTTACAGAAAGGTAGAGACTTAGAGTACTGAACAGTAAGGGTTAAGCTTTACCATTAAGCCAGATGTGTACCAACTTTAAATACCATTTGTCTGC
This window contains:
- the arhgef3l gene encoding rho guanine nucleotide exchange factor (GEF) 3, like, with amino-acid sequence MDVEETGETRTFWSAAQGETQSIPCDHAGKKRKQDPAPETVIRIMEDEEEDEEAEMMSDHMRNSEEPSNKRVKPVVKSNSLTGVLTPVKTPALKRIGQSISRSISFRTEARPLPPAPLRQRPKASSFPRRRNSQCWSDTVESHDLTAKEIKRQEVIYELTQGEKQLIEDLSLVKKVYYEPMLKLDILTESELGQIFGTLDSLIPLHEDLLFRLERLRGLEKTVGEVGPTLIDWFPCLEAYVTYCCNQVCAKALLDQKKNEKKVEHFLRLCQESSFSRKLDLWNFLDLPRSRLVKYPLLLKEIQKCTPPEHPDEDTLSDALDLIHSIVAEVNKKTGEAECQFFRRGLTYLEESQRLPEIQQSRFLYCHGELKNTKGQRLHVFLFELALVLTRPGEDREGGQLFHVYRQPLPNDLINLEEIPDGEAGGGGTFRGAFTGGNDKVKNCFRVSSRGRSKAHPYSLQANDSFSKQQWITCLRQAIVRSRDRSAHTIQSPLSPLPDPALYHIADLSLSSDTEMADHTSR